A segment of the Candidatus Methylomirabilota bacterium genome:
CCGCGCTCCTCGGGGCAGAAGGCGAGGCCGAGACGCGCGATTCGGTTCGAGGGCATGGCCACGAGCTCTTGCCCGTCGAACCGGATGGAGCCCTGGCGCCGCGCCACCATGCCCATGATGGACTTGAGCGTGGTGGTCTTGCCGGCGCCGTTCCGGCCCAGCAGTGTCACCACCTCCCCCGCCCGCACCTCGAAGCCGACGCCGTGGAGGATGTGCGACTCGCCGTACCAGGCGTTGAGGTCTCGGACCTCGAGCAGGGAGCTCTCAGGCATGGCCGGAGCCCTGGCCTGAGCCCATATAGGCCTGGATGACGTCGGGGTTCTTCGAGACGGCCGCGTAGTCACCCTCGGCCAGGATCTCGCCGCGTGCGAGCACGGTGATGGTGTGGGAGAGATTGGCCACCACGCTGAGGTTGTGCTCGACCATGAGCACGGTGCGATTGACGGCGACCTGCCGAATGAGCGCAGAGATCCGCTCCACGTCCTCGTGGGTCATCCCCGCCGTCGGCTCGTCGAGGAGCATCATCTCGGGATCGAGGGCGAGGGTGGTGGCGATCTCGAGGGCCCGCTTGCGGCCATAGGGCAGCTCGACCGCCGTGGTGGCCGCGAAGGCGCCGAGGCCCACGGCCTCGATCAGCTCGAGGGCCCGGCCGTCGAGCCCTTCCAGCACGCGCTCCGATCGCCAGAAATCGAAGGAGCGTCCCCGGCGTCGCTGGAGGGCGATCCGAACATTCTCGAGCACGCTCAGATGCGGGAAGACGGCCGAGATCTGGAAGGAGCGGACCAGGCCCAGGCGCGCGATGTGGGCGGGCGTGGAGCCGGTGATCTCGCGGCCCTTGAAGGTGATGCGGCCGCGCGTGGGAGTGAGGAAATGGGTGAGGAGGTTGAAGCAGGTGGTCTTCCCTGCCCCGTTGGGCCCGATCAAGGCGTGGATGGTCCCCCGGCGGACTCTGAGGCTCACATCCTTCACGGCTAGGAAACCCCGGAACTCCTTGGTCAGACCCTCGGTCTCGAGGATCAGATCGGTCGGCATGGCGCGCCGATGATAGCGATGGCGCAGCGACCGCGCAAGCGGATATCATGTCGCCATGAGCTCACGAATCCTCATCATCGGCGCAGGCGCGGTGGGCAGCTATCTCGGCGGCTTCCTCTCCCGGGCGGGTCACGACGTCACCCTGGTCGACCCATGGCCGGAGCAGGTCGAGGCGATCAGGAGCCGCGGCATCGCCCTCAGCGGGCCGCACGATCCCTTCGAGGCCCGGCCCCGAGCCCTCCATGTCCACGAGGCCCAAAGTCTGGGCCAGGACTTCGACATCGCCTTCGTGGCCATGAAGGCCTACGACACGGCCTGGGCCACTCACCTCGCCGTGCCCCACCTCAAGCCGGAGGGCTATGTCGTCTCGGCTCAGAACTGCTGGAATGATCCGACGGTGGCGGCGGTGGCTGGCGTCTCGCGCGCCGTCGGGCTCGTCATGTCGAGGATCTCCGTGGCGCTCTGGAAGTCTGGCGAGGTCGAGCGCGGCACCGAGAAGGGCAGCGCCTCGGGACATGAGGTCTTCCGGGCCGGCGAGCACGATGGTCGCATCACGCCGCGCGTCGAGTCCCTGGCCGGGATTCTCTCCGTCATAGACGGCGCCCGGCCCACGGACAACCTCTGGGGCGAGCGCTGGTCCAAGCTATGCCTCAACGCCATGGGCAATCCCGTCCAGGCTATGACCGGGCTGGGCAGCCTCGAGATCGCCCGCGAGCCTCGAGGCCGCGAGATCACGATCCGCCTCGGAACGGAGTCGGCCCGGGTGGGACTGGCCCTCGGCTACACGATTCCGAAGTTCGGCGTGGCCGAAGCCAAGACCTGGGCGGCGGCGGCCGATGACCGCACGGTCTACGCCGAGCTCGACCGGATGCTGACCCCCAAGGCGGATGCCTCCCGCAACTGGCGCGCCTCCATGGCCCAGGACGTGATCAAGGGGCGCCGTTCTGAGATCGAGTACATGAACGGCCACATCGTGGCCAAGGGACGCGAGAAGGGCGTGCCCACGCCGGTGTCGGCGGCCGTGGTCGGCATCATGCGGGAGATCGACGCGGGATCCCGCACGTCTTCACCCGCACACCTAGAGGAAGCTCTCAAGACCGCAGGCCTGTAGCCGGCGGCTCAAAAAGGCCCAGATGCGAGGCGGCGCCCGAAGGCCGCAGGTGAGGCGTAGTCTCTCTACGTTGAACCTGCGGCCGAGGGCGCCAGCGAAGCAGATGGGCCTTTTTCAGCCGCCGGCTGAGGGGGGAGGGTAGAAGCGGACATCCTTCTTCGAACTGGCCCACGCGCGATTGGCGGCCTCGATCTCCCACGAGCTGCGGCAGGCCGCCTGGGCGCGAATCATCTCCTCGATCATGTCGCGCGGGTCGGTGTGGAAGGAAGCCTGGAGCAGACGCTTGGCATGCCCCGTCGCGGTGCGGGAGGCGTGGAAGGCCTTCTCGACGATCTCCGAGAGCTTGGCGTCCAGCTGGGCGGCCGGCACCACCCAGTTCACGAGGCCCATGGCGAGCGCGACCTCGGACGTGATGTGGTCGTTGAGGAGCGTCAACTCCTTCGCGCGCCCCATTCCGATGATCCGGGCGAGACGGAGAATGGAGCCGTCGGGGACGAGGCCGTGACGCGTGGCCCCCAGCCCGAGGACGGCGTCATCGGTCGCCAGACGAAGGTCACAGGCCACCGCCAGCTGGAGCCCGCCGCCTATCGAGTAGCCGTGCAGCACTCCGACGACCAGCTTGTCCATGTCCTCGAGGCAGTTGAGAGCCCGGATCCAGTGCCGGTAAAAGGCGTCGCCGATCTGCCCGACCGACAGCGCGTTGCGGTCCATTCCCGAGCAGAAGGCGCGTCCGGCCCCTCGCACGACCACCACCCAGGCATCGGGATCCTTCTCGGCCGCCTCCACGCAGTCGGCAAACCGGGCGACCATGTCGTGATCGAGGGCGTTGAGGACAGCGGGGCGATTCAGCGTCAGGGTGGCCACTCCGCTCTTGACCTCGTACCGCACGCTCGACTCGGCCATGGTCTGCCCTCGTTTCGATCTAACGGAGGCCCAAGATATCCCGCGCGATGACCATCCGCTGGATCTCCGATGTTCCCTCGCCGATCTCGGTCAGCTTGGCGTCGCGGAAGATGCGCTCGATGGGAAATTCCGTGATGTACCCGGCCCCCCCGTGGATCTGGAGCGACTTGGTGGCGGCCTTCATGGCCACCTCCGACGCGAAAACCTTGGCCATGGAGGCGGCCATTCGGGCCGGCTTGCCCGCATCCTTGAGAGCGGCCGCCCGCAGCGTCAAGAGACGGGCTGCCTCCACGTCGGTACCCATGTCGGCGATCATGCCTTGCAGCCCGTTGAACTCGGCCAGGGTCTTGCCGAACGCGCTCCGCTGCTTCATGTAGGCGAGGGCCTGGTCGAGGGCGGCCTGGGCAATGCCCACGGCCATGGCCGCCATGGCGATGCGCCCACCCTCCAGCACCTGCATGGTATTGACGAAACCCATGCCGAGCTCGCCGAGCAGACGATTCGCCTCCACGCTGACCTGGTCGAAGACGAGCTCGGCGGTGTTGGAGGCGTGGAGCCCGAGCTTCCGGTACGGCCGCCCCGCCGTGAAGCCCGGCATACCCCGATCGAGCACGAAGGCGGAAATGCCCCTGGGCCCTCGCGAGGGGTCCGTCCGCGCCATCACCACGGCGACCTCGGCCACTCCCGCATTGGTGATGAAGGCCTTGCTGCCGCTCAAGAGGAAGCGATCGCCCTCGCGTATCGCGCGCGATTTCATGGCCGCGGCGTCGGAGCCGGAGCCGGGCTCGGTCAACCCCCAGGCCCCGAGGGCCTCTCCGCGCGCCAGGCGGGGCAGATAGCTCTCCTTCTGGGCGGGGGAGCCGAACAGCGCGATGTGGTTGGTGCAGAGCGAATTGTGCGCCCACATGGTGATGCCGACGGAGGCATCGACACGGTTGAGCTCCTCGACGGCGAGGGCGTACGAGACATAGTCGAGCCCGGCGCCGCCATACTCCTCGGGCACGAGCGCTCCGAGAAGACCAGTCTTGCCGAGGCTGCGCACGATCTCGTGGGGGAACTCGTGCGTCTCGTCGAAGTGATGGATGACGGGAGCGACCTCGGCGAGCGCCCACTCCCGCGCCATGCCGCGCACCGCTTGCTGTTCGCTCGTCAGCTCGAAGTTCATGGGCGTGCTCGGTCGCGCGAGACGGCCGTCGGGGGGAGGCAGACACGTGCCGTCGTCCGCTCAAACCTCCTCGCCTCGCGCGCCGCCTCGCTCGGGCGCCTCCGCCTGCCCCCCCATCCCCCCGAGGCGGGGGGTGCGCTCGCCGCCCCGCCTGCGGCGGGGACGGCTCGCGCGGCGGAGTCGCCCTGCGCTTCGGGGCGCGCTACGGCTCGTCGGATTCGCTCCCGACGGCACCCCCCTGTCTCCCCCCGACGGCCGAACACGCGTGCGGTCATAGGATGGCAATCCGGCTCTCGCCGACGGCACGCAGCGCGCGAGTTCATACGGTGG
Coding sequences within it:
- a CDS encoding ABC transporter ATP-binding protein; amino-acid sequence: MPTDLILETEGLTKEFRGFLAVKDVSLRVRRGTIHALIGPNGAGKTTCFNLLTHFLTPTRGRITFKGREITGSTPAHIARLGLVRSFQISAVFPHLSVLENVRIALQRRRGRSFDFWRSERVLEGLDGRALELIEAVGLGAFAATTAVELPYGRKRALEIATTLALDPEMMLLDEPTAGMTHEDVERISALIRQVAVNRTVLMVEHNLSVVANLSHTITVLARGEILAEGDYAAVSKNPDVIQAYMGSGQGSGHA
- a CDS encoding 2-dehydropantoate 2-reductase, encoding MSSRILIIGAGAVGSYLGGFLSRAGHDVTLVDPWPEQVEAIRSRGIALSGPHDPFEARPRALHVHEAQSLGQDFDIAFVAMKAYDTAWATHLAVPHLKPEGYVVSAQNCWNDPTVAAVAGVSRAVGLVMSRISVALWKSGEVERGTEKGSASGHEVFRAGEHDGRITPRVESLAGILSVIDGARPTDNLWGERWSKLCLNAMGNPVQAMTGLGSLEIAREPRGREITIRLGTESARVGLALGYTIPKFGVAEAKTWAAAADDRTVYAELDRMLTPKADASRNWRASMAQDVIKGRRSEIEYMNGHIVAKGREKGVPTPVSAAVVGIMREIDAGSRTSSPAHLEEALKTAGL
- a CDS encoding enoyl-CoA hydratase/isomerase family protein; its protein translation is MAESSVRYEVKSGVATLTLNRPAVLNALDHDMVARFADCVEAAEKDPDAWVVVVRGAGRAFCSGMDRNALSVGQIGDAFYRHWIRALNCLEDMDKLVVGVLHGYSIGGGLQLAVACDLRLATDDAVLGLGATRHGLVPDGSILRLARIIGMGRAKELTLLNDHITSEVALAMGLVNWVVPAAQLDAKLSEIVEKAFHASRTATGHAKRLLQASFHTDPRDMIEEMIRAQAACRSSWEIEAANRAWASSKKDVRFYPPPSAGG
- a CDS encoding acyl-CoA dehydrogenase family protein, encoding MNFELTSEQQAVRGMAREWALAEVAPVIHHFDETHEFPHEIVRSLGKTGLLGALVPEEYGGAGLDYVSYALAVEELNRVDASVGITMWAHNSLCTNHIALFGSPAQKESYLPRLARGEALGAWGLTEPGSGSDAAAMKSRAIREGDRFLLSGSKAFITNAGVAEVAVVMARTDPSRGPRGISAFVLDRGMPGFTAGRPYRKLGLHASNTAELVFDQVSVEANRLLGELGMGFVNTMQVLEGGRIAMAAMAVGIAQAALDQALAYMKQRSAFGKTLAEFNGLQGMIADMGTDVEAARLLTLRAAALKDAGKPARMAASMAKVFASEVAMKAATKSLQIHGGAGYITEFPIERIFRDAKLTEIGEGTSEIQRMVIARDILGLR